ctaaatttgatttttataaataaaaatacttagaaaaatattctgctttggattATAAAATTAANNNNNNNNNNNNNNNNNNNNNNNNNNNNNNNNNNNNNNNNNNNNNNNNNNNNNNNNNNNNNNNNNNNNNNNNNNNNNNNNNNNNNNNNNNNNNNNNNNNNATGTGGAACCttgtaacacatttttaaatcttagatttaaaaagaaaaatttttacgaattcttaactcaaaataattttctaattttcgtgatttttacatattttctcaatttttgaactttaaatgctaataaaaaacaactgtgactaaggatttttaatatttttcaaatgtcattgtaacaatacagtaggagccttgtatcaaattttcaagtatttttattcaacaaataaagttttattgacattcatagaaaaaaaaactaattaaattggaaactgaaattgtccgtaaactgctcaaaactaatcaaaatattttgaaaaatttatcatgtatagaaaatggaaatataaacaaccagtgaaaatttcatgtatttacagtcattcgttttaaagttacaccaaaaaccaaaatcaattttctcgaaaaagattttgcgtaaaaatttccatttttccttaatttttctttcgtttttcacggcgcttttgaaaactattggaaaaattttacttttgaccccccaaagtaccaactagattcactttcctatcagaaaaagtactgttaaagaaaatcacttttactgtcctaaaaggtgattacagacacaaaaaatttttttaaaaaaaacacacattgtaaaatcaatacattcatcgttccactcagaatctaaaataagatattttatgttatttgaatttgatgctttataatatatatattaggtaactattacattgtaatattaaatttataacaaattataatactgaCCATAGTTTATATTAAAGTCAACATCGCTATTAGAAATGTTAAGACCTGAAATTCTTGATCCATAAGGTAGGATATCCGTTATAGTTGTATTTAAGTCATTAGAACTAATTAAAATTCGTTGTAACTCAAATTTGAAGAATGTAACAATATCAACATCTggcttataattaatttcttttgatttaaatttttctgaaacacatcaaaatatacaatttaattatttaaaacacaaaataacattttagaagtatgtattaaactaatttttatcttacTTGGATTGTAACATTCATCAGGCTGTTCTTGTAGATGTCTTTTTTTAGAATTGACAAATTCATTttcagaactaaaaaaaaaagtaaaaatatcatactAGTTCGGTATCTATACATGATTGTCATAATATAGATCTCTTTCTTGTTCAATTATGTAAAAGTGCTGGAAAAGAGCACGTTTCATAGCAATATTAACAGCTATGaaactgtttaaataaaattaaaattcacattATTAAGTATAACTACCTGTATTGGGATGGAGCACATtgcttattcattttttatagttttcataaaatcaaagaaataaaatctaaaaataaaatatcacagtttatattttgtataaaatgttagttaGATACAGGCTAAAcatttacaattacaattaaagaaatattttattttgattgtaaaCAACGGATGCTGTAGCCTGTACTCTAGTCATTTGAAcccatacaaaatatgttagtgACAAACTTGGGCCTTGAGGTATCTTTGACTTGTGACTTCGATAATCGATACTTCTCAGTTGGTTGTTGCTATGATTACTAATGGTATTAAGTATTTCTTCTTCACtatttcaatgatttattattcagTTTTCATATTTCGTTGttaaactttttaaactttaaaaaattgaaaatcaaaagtaaataattggtaaaataattatttaatataatatctacttatatgaatcataatataatatattatgtctatgctataggataatatcataataatcatCAATAATCTTCGTCctatcaacaatataatattttacacactgATAATAAAGGAAATGATGCCATGTGCCATGtgccatagatattaaagaatggataggccatttaTTTTACGGGAAcgaatatgaacatttttgagGTTATAAAGGTCTTAACACAAATAGATTTATGATAAGACCTCTGTCAGAATGAgaagcaatgataaaaaacCATAGACATATATGCCATGCACAATGTAGAGAAGATTATGTCTATGagattatctaattattatcttattatcttCCATGTGCCACGGATGGTATGGGG
This portion of the Acyrthosiphon pisum isolate AL4f chromosome A1, pea_aphid_22Mar2018_4r6ur, whole genome shotgun sequence genome encodes:
- the LOC115033838 gene encoding uncharacterized protein LOC115033838 — encoded protein: MNKQCAPSQYSSENEFVNSKKRHLQEQPDECYNPKKFKSKEINYKPDVDIVTFFKFELQRILISSNDLNTTITDILPYGSRISGLNISNSDVDFNINYGQYYNLL